A window of the Syntrophothermus lipocalidus DSM 12680 genome harbors these coding sequences:
- the murJ gene encoding murein biosynthesis integral membrane protein MurJ — translation MGTINNTAGTVARAAAVIVIFTGLSKILGFIREMVLAYGFGAGAATDAYLVALTIPGIIFAILGGALAAGAVPLFTSFRSRWGEDEAWRLFSAMITFLLVVLTGFTLAGEPLARQLVWLITPGLPEETAVLAASLTRIVLPSVIFLALGNIYYGLLNANGIFGPPAFSSVLTNVLVIGGLVLGMKYGIVAAAWGVLSGYAAAFLLQVPYMRGVGFRYRPVWDLKHPGMLEAWQMLVPVLISSGLGQIYLIIDRILASGLPEGSITALNYAQKVAMLPQGMLAVPLATAIFPALAERAVAESEEDFARALTRGVSLILVTTLPLAVLVLVLARPTVELLFMRGAFDERAAVMTTLALAMFAIGLVGQCVNPLMTRGFYARQDSVTPLKCGVVAIGLNLVLSLILIHPLKHAGLALANSLAATFNVFQLGWRLSRMSGGQVSFSGIGRDVGMTVVAAAVCGLAAWACDAVLAGMVGMGTVGAFIRVAVAGSIGLVVFGTVAWFLRVREFVALVEKGVGLLQRRPSTGSVN, via the coding sequence ATGGGTACGATTAACAACACAGCAGGAACCGTGGCCAGGGCTGCGGCAGTGATCGTAATATTTACGGGATTATCTAAGATTCTGGGGTTTATTCGGGAGATGGTTTTGGCCTACGGCTTCGGGGCGGGAGCAGCTACCGACGCTTATCTCGTGGCCTTGACCATTCCCGGCATCATTTTTGCGATCCTGGGAGGGGCATTGGCAGCGGGAGCGGTGCCCCTTTTTACTTCTTTCCGCAGTCGCTGGGGAGAGGATGAAGCCTGGCGGCTGTTTTCGGCTATGATTACCTTTCTTTTGGTGGTTTTGACCGGCTTTACCCTGGCCGGGGAGCCTCTGGCCAGGCAGTTGGTGTGGCTCATCACCCCGGGGCTGCCAGAGGAAACGGCGGTTCTTGCTGCTTCGCTGACTAGGATAGTATTGCCCAGCGTAATTTTCCTGGCTTTGGGGAACATATACTACGGGCTTCTCAACGCCAACGGGATTTTCGGCCCACCTGCTTTTTCTTCGGTTCTGACCAATGTTTTAGTAATCGGCGGCCTGGTATTGGGCATGAAGTACGGCATCGTGGCCGCAGCCTGGGGGGTTCTTTCAGGCTATGCGGCTGCTTTTTTGCTGCAGGTCCCGTACATGCGCGGGGTGGGATTCCGCTACCGGCCGGTATGGGACCTGAAACATCCGGGCATGCTCGAGGCCTGGCAGATGCTGGTGCCGGTCTTGATCAGTTCCGGGCTGGGACAGATCTACCTCATAATAGACCGGATACTGGCTTCGGGCCTGCCGGAAGGGAGCATCACGGCCCTGAACTATGCCCAGAAGGTGGCGATGCTTCCCCAGGGGATGCTGGCGGTTCCCCTGGCCACCGCCATATTTCCGGCTTTAGCCGAACGGGCGGTGGCGGAGTCAGAGGAGGATTTTGCCCGGGCTCTGACCCGGGGGGTGAGCCTAATTTTAGTCACCACCTTGCCCTTGGCGGTTCTGGTCTTAGTTTTGGCCCGGCCGACGGTGGAGCTGCTGTTCATGCGCGGGGCCTTCGATGAGCGGGCGGCGGTCATGACTACCTTAGCCTTGGCTATGTTTGCCATCGGGCTGGTGGGGCAGTGCGTTAATCCCCTCATGACGCGCGGATTCTATGCCCGGCAGGATTCGGTGACACCTCTGAAGTGCGGGGTGGTGGCCATCGGGCTGAACCTGGTATTAAGCCTTATATTAATTCATCCCTTGAAGCACGCGGGGCTGGCCTTGGCTAACTCGCTGGCGGCCACGTTCAACGTCTTCCAGCTGGGCTGGCGGTTGAGCCGGATGAGCGGCGGACAAGTGTCGTTTTCGGGCATCGGGCGTGACGTTGGCATGACGGTCGTGGCCGCCGCTGTTTGTGGCCTTGCCGCCTGGGCCTGTGATGCGGTGCTGGCGGGCATGGTCGGTATGGGAACGGTAGGGGCTTTTATTCGCGTGGCGGTGGCTGGTTCGATAGGACTTGTCGTGTTCGGAACGGTGGCCTGGTTTTTGAGAGTGAGGGAGTTTGTGGCCTTGGTGGAGAAGGGCGTGGGGTTACTTCAGCGAAGGCCAAGCACGGGATCGGTGAATTAA
- a CDS encoding DNA sulfur modification protein DndB has translation MLRIPALRGEMGGIQYYLTVWGLGEAARNITYSEELEKRQEAEIPADLRAQRKINWPRVRREVVPYLLQVPDHFFSSLTVEVVYPAHAKSEITFEPVNGEWGYVILDGTEELRTLDGQHRLVAIKEALKESPGLAAEKISVILIPHRGLKKSQQLFSDLNRNAKPTTKTLNILFEWRGLFEQAAKEAMNRSSLLANRVELEHNSLAQKSKKIITLGVLYEMSKEILKDRNGYYDSEMADIPPELVSRAAGELVQVFDEVLLPSLPEIEKVVAGKMMPFEHRSRYIAMHSVGWQAMAGAVRAAIDQRPQDWKDLCREKFSRLDWSLNNPAWEGSAMAGGLVANRAPAIRYLVAQLKEYLGLELTPAETEYFTSRKPFPIRKLKESGS, from the coding sequence ATGCTTCGCATTCCAGCTTTGCGGGGAGAAATGGGGGGCATCCAGTACTACCTCACCGTGTGGGGACTGGGAGAGGCCGCCCGCAATATAACCTATTCCGAAGAACTGGAAAAACGGCAAGAAGCCGAGATACCGGCCGACCTCCGGGCCCAGCGCAAGATCAACTGGCCCCGCGTGCGTCGGGAGGTAGTGCCTTACCTCTTACAGGTTCCGGACCATTTCTTCAGCTCTCTCACCGTGGAAGTGGTATACCCTGCCCATGCCAAATCCGAAATAACCTTTGAACCGGTGAACGGGGAATGGGGTTACGTCATCCTGGACGGAACCGAGGAACTGCGTACTTTAGACGGGCAACACCGGTTGGTAGCCATCAAAGAAGCCTTAAAAGAAAGCCCGGGCCTTGCAGCCGAAAAGATCTCGGTCATCCTTATACCCCACCGCGGCCTCAAGAAGTCCCAGCAACTGTTCAGCGACCTCAACCGCAACGCGAAACCTACTACCAAAACCTTGAACATCCTTTTCGAATGGCGCGGTCTCTTCGAGCAGGCCGCCAAAGAAGCCATGAACCGCTCGTCACTGCTGGCCAACCGGGTTGAACTTGAGCACAATTCCCTAGCCCAAAAATCGAAAAAAATAATCACTTTAGGAGTTCTTTACGAGATGAGCAAAGAAATCCTCAAAGACCGCAACGGCTACTACGATTCGGAAATGGCCGATATCCCTCCCGAACTCGTTTCCCGGGCCGCCGGTGAGCTGGTGCAGGTCTTCGACGAGGTCCTGCTTCCTTCGCTGCCCGAGATCGAGAAAGTGGTAGCGGGAAAGATGATGCCATTCGAACACCGCTCCCGCTATATCGCCATGCACAGCGTGGGCTGGCAGGCCATGGCGGGGGCTGTCCGGGCCGCCATCGATCAGCGTCCCCAGGATTGGAAAGATCTTTGCCGGGAAAAATTCAGCCGCCTCGACTGGAGCCTGAACAACCCGGCCTGGGAAGGATCGGCCATGGCCGGCGGGTTGGTCGCCAACCGTGCTCCCGCCATCCGCTATCTCGTAGCCCAACTCAAGGAATACTTGGGACTGGAGCTAACCCCGGCCGAGACCGAGTACTTCACCAGCCGTAAGCCGTTCCCGATAAGGAAACTGAAGGAAAGCGGCAGCTGA
- a CDS encoding DUF4411 family protein encodes MFASNGLLCSVDWVKRELERGNDYLAQWAKKVFARWFDSTADKDIVECYGEVMNWVNRQRQFYDWAKRDFASGADGWLLAYAMVRNKVLVTQEQFKANVKK; translated from the coding sequence ATTTTCGCCAGCAATGGTCTGCTCTGCAGTGTTGATTGGGTTAAACGGGAGTTGGAGCGCGGGAACGACTATCTTGCCCAGTGGGCCAAGAAAGTTTTTGCCAGATGGTTTGACTCGACTGCCGACAAGGATATCGTGGAATGTTACGGTGAGGTTATGAATTGGGTCAACAGACAACGCCAATTTTATGACTGGGCTAAAAGAGATTTTGCCAGTGGAGCTGACGGCTGGCTGCTTGCATACGCAATGGTCCGGAATAAAGTACTCGTAACTCAGGAACAGTTCAAGGCTAACGTTAAAAAATAA
- a CDS encoding AbrB/MazE/SpoVT family DNA-binding domain-containing protein, producing MSVVKISKKGQVTIPAEIRKVLGAAPGTRLRFVVQGDSVQVVKADEGIAALRGSVKVSEAQDFLAVRQQVMEEVAREVAGEGEDD from the coding sequence ATGTCAGTTGTAAAGATTTCGAAAAAGGGACAGGTAACTATTCCGGCCGAGATAAGAAAAGTTCTGGGAGCAGCTCCGGGGACCCGCCTGCGCTTTGTCGTGCAGGGGGACTCGGTGCAGGTGGTAAAGGCTGATGAAGGAATAGCTGCTTTGAGAGGTAGTGTGAAGGTGTCAGAAGCACAAGATTTTTTGGCAGTAAGGCAGCAGGTTATGGAGGAGGTAGCGAGGGAGGTTGCGGGCGAAGGCGAGGACGATTGA
- a CDS encoding PIN domain-containing protein, whose translation MRAKARTIDANVILRFLLNDNPSQAERCSQLLQRVESGAEQVFLPDLVMAEVVWTLEKFYRQPKARIRELLLPILLLRGMRLSSKSVARKALDWYVGKNIDWTDAFVAAKMASGNRAEIYSYDRHFDRLLEIKRIEP comes from the coding sequence TTGCGGGCGAAGGCGAGGACGATTGATGCCAACGTTATACTGAGATTTCTCCTCAATGACAACCCCAGTCAGGCCGAGCGCTGCTCTCAACTGCTGCAGAGGGTCGAAAGCGGGGCCGAACAGGTATTTTTGCCCGACTTGGTTATGGCCGAAGTGGTGTGGACGCTTGAAAAGTTTTACCGCCAGCCCAAGGCGAGGATAAGGGAGCTGTTGTTGCCGATATTGCTGCTTCGGGGCATGCGGCTTTCGAGCAAGTCCGTGGCAAGGAAGGCGCTAGATTGGTACGTGGGAAAAAACATAGACTGGACAGATGCTTTTGTTGCTGCCAAAATGGCGAGTGGAAATAGGGCCGAGATCTATTCCTACGACCGCCATTTTGACAGGTTACTGGAAATCAAGAGGATTGAGCCTTAA
- a CDS encoding AbrB/MazE/SpoVT family DNA-binding domain-containing protein, translated as MEQVIVRVSSKRQITLPAAIYKRLGIQPGQKLLLEVQGDKIILSPKTTSYTELLAGSVKNVYGRTAKEVDAYVRKEREAWDRTHS; from the coding sequence GTGGAACAGGTTATAGTGCGGGTTTCCAGTAAGCGGCAAATAACCCTTCCGGCTGCAATTTACAAAAGGCTTGGCATACAGCCGGGACAAAAGCTATTATTAGAAGTTCAAGGGGACAAGATAATTCTTTCACCAAAAACCACGAGCTACACAGAACTGCTAGCGGGTTCTGTGAAGAACGTCTACGGTAGAACTGCAAAAGAAGTCGACGCATACGTCAGAAAGGAACGGGAAGCATGGGACAGGACGCATTCATGA
- a CDS encoding type II toxin-antitoxin system VapC family toxin, with the protein MNKVVRAKRLLLDTNVIIYFLQGISPYDVLLHPLFILIEEGRLRAVISAITEAELLVGPLKKNDSEALAKVQLLLNEFPGLKVMPVSRQISQMGASIRAETNLPLPDALIIATAQADGCDAIIGNDRSWSRIHAPEVILLGDYT; encoded by the coding sequence ATGAACAAAGTGGTCCGTGCCAAACGTTTATTACTCGACACCAACGTTATAATCTATTTTTTGCAGGGTATCAGCCCTTACGATGTTCTCTTACATCCTTTATTCATTCTTATTGAAGAGGGGAGACTGCGAGCTGTCATTTCTGCGATTACGGAGGCCGAACTCTTGGTTGGACCGCTTAAGAAGAACGACAGCGAAGCCTTAGCCAAGGTACAGCTGTTGCTCAATGAGTTTCCGGGGCTGAAAGTCATGCCGGTTTCGCGTCAGATAAGCCAGATGGGTGCTTCGATCAGAGCTGAAACTAATTTGCCCCTACCCGATGCACTCATTATCGCAACGGCTCAGGCAGATGGATGCGATGCAATTATTGGAAACGACAGGTCCTGGTCCAGGATTCATGCACCGGAAGTAATCCTTCTCGGTGATTACACGTAA